From a region of the Lactuca sativa cultivar Salinas chromosome 4, Lsat_Salinas_v11, whole genome shotgun sequence genome:
- the LOC111908964 gene encoding uncharacterized protein LOC111908964 produces MDTSPSSPSPSPVNWEALDSLVIEFAKSENLIEDSSPPASPSSSSPSSCSSSSYQYRVLILQIRRLLQFGDIDSAIDLLHLHAPSVLDDHRLLFRLQKQKFIELLRKGTEEDRNSAINCLRTALAPSALDAYPEAYEEFKHVLLAFIYDKDDQTSPVVNEWSERRLFELAGLMTSVLRAHLHAYDPLFSMAIRYLISIHKGFCFRQGISSPITDLTERLLLEERDLPATPQEAFLEAPPFDEVDIQALAHAVELTRQGAVDSLKFAKGDLFQAFQNEVCRMRLDITMLDELIHEYCVYRGIVSSGAPNPSCEGMKIGHEPSESESTLSVEARSGSNKLADADMDSPGTEERYPCGTMSNNHEDCSTSGIYKHKASKVLQRNKTRGILERNKRKRWKGRQDLQDSFPQVLNQQGSGMSSTVDVNVNKEENYEIMLAIKELTTKGMAAEVVEEINDMDSAFFTQNHILLFQLKRIEFLKLVNSGDHSRALKVACSHLGPLATKDPALLKPLKETLLTLLTPNEKFVPQSLPFHALSTSLQVEIGRRLGIEEPQLMKIMRATLHTHTEWFKLQMCKDRFEGLLKIDVLKEVNSPLLTDTISKSSTDICNNSSSQGTATSSSRMHEDGSSPAQVSSTGDVANDETAILKVMEFLALPRADAIHLLAQYNGNAETVIQQIFA; encoded by the exons ATGGATACGTCGCCATCATCACCGTCACCGTCACCGGTAAATTGGGAAGCCCTAGATTCTCTGGTCATCGAATTCGCCAAATCGGAGAACTTAATCGAAGATTCATCTCCTCCTGCTTCTCCTTCTTCGTCATCTCCATCTtcatgttcttcttcttcttatcagTATCGTGTGCTGATTCTCCAAATCAGACGTTTATTGCAATTCGGTGATATCGATTCCGCCATTGATCTCTTGCATCTCCACGCTCCTTCCGTTCTCGATGATCACCGCCTTCTTTTCCGTCTACAGAAGCAG AAATTTATTGAGCTTTTGAGGAAAGGAACTGAAGAGGATCGTAATTCTGCAATCAATTGCTTGCGGACTGCACTTGCTCCTAGCGCTCTCGACGCCTATCCT GAAGCATATGAAGAATTCAAGCATGTTCTGCTTGCATTTATATACGATAAAGATGATCAAACTTCCCCTGTGGTGAATGAG TGGTCCGAAAGGAGGCTGTTTGAACTTGCTGGATTGATGACTTCTGTATTGAGAGCTCACTTACATGCATATGATCCCTTGTTCTCAATGGCAATAAGATATCTAATCAG CATACACAAGGGATTCTGCTTTCGCCAAGGGATTTCTTCACCAATAACAGATCTTACTGAAAGGTTGCTGCTTGAGGAACGTGATCTTCCAGCTACTCCACAAGAGGCTTTTTTAGAAGCACCTCCATTTGATGAG GTGGATATACAAGCACTTGCACATGCTGTTGAGCTTACAAGACAAGGGGCAGTTGATAGCTTAAAATTTGCAAAGGGTGATCTATTCCAAGCATTTCAG AATGAAGTGTGTCGGATGAGATTAGACATCACCATGCTTGATGAACTTATTCATGAGTATTGTGTCTATAGGGGCATTGTCAGCTCTGGTGCCCCAAACCCTTCAT gTGAAGGAATGAAGATAGGACATGAACCATCGGAATCGGAATCCACTTTATCTGTTGAAGCCAGAAGTGGATCCAATAAGCTTGCTGATGCTGACATGGATTCACCTGGCACTGAAGAACGATACCCATGTGGGACCATGAGCAACAACCATGAAGATTGTAGTACAAGTGGAATTTATAAACATAAAGCTTCTAAAGTCCTTCAAAGAAACAAGACACGTGGCATTCTGGAGAGAAATAAACGTAAGAGGTGGAAGGGAAGACAAGATCTCCAAGATTCTTTCCCTCAAGTCCTCAACCAACAG ggTTCTGGAATGTCATCTACAGTAGATGTTAATGTGAATAAAGAGGAAAACTACGAGATTATGTTGGCAATAAAGGAGTTGACAACAAAAGGAATGGCTGCAGAAGTTGTAGAAGAAATAAACGACATGGACTCTGCTTTTTTCACACAAAATCATATTCTTTTGTTCCAGCTAAAAAGG ATTGAGTTTTTGAAGCTGGTCAACTCGGGAGACCATTCTCGTGCACTAAAAGTTGCTTGTTCTCATTTGGGGCCTTTAGCAACTAAAGATCCAGCTCTCTTAAAGCCCTTAAAAGAGACATTATTGACATTGCTTACACCCAATGAGAAGTTTGTTCCACAAAGCTTGCCCTTTCATGCCCTTTCAACTTCACTACAG GTTGAAATAGGAAGGAGGCTTGGGATTGAAGAACCACAACTTATGAAAATAATGAGAGCTACACTTCACACACATACTGAGTGGTTTAAGCTTCAAATGTGTAAAGATCGCTTTGAGGGTCTTCTGAAAATCGATGTTTTGAAAGAAGTCAACTCCCCTCTGTTGACCGATACTATATCTAAATCCAGTACCGATATTTGTAATAATAGCTCTTCTCAAGGAACCGCAACTTCCAGTAGTAGAATGCACGAAGATGGAAGCAGTCCTGCTCAAGTTTCGTCCACTGGCGACGTCGCTAATGATGAAACTGCAATTCTCAAAGTCATG GAGTTTCTTGCATTGCCGAGGGCGGACGCAATACATTTGCTAGCGCAGTACAATGGAAACGCGGAGACGGTAATCCAACAGATATTTGCGTGA